TATGTTCATCTGCTGGAATCTTCTCTGTGTTGTGAGTTTGAGCGGTGAAACCTGAAACATCTTTCTGTAGCACTGAGGATCATTATGTCTTAAGTTTGTACAGCAGTGTTGATTACATGCACATGTAATACATCCTGTGTTGTGGGTTTCAGCAATATGATGAAATTGATGTAGGCGAGACCTGAAACACCTTTACCTGAAACACCTTTCCACAGTAGCCTAGTATGCCCAGGATCAGTGTCTTTTTAAGTTTTTTATGTTGTTTGGTAGGATCACTGTATTTAAATTGTTCAGAAGTCTTACGGTCACTGTCTTTTGGGAGTAACCTTCGCATATTGTTGTGTTCTCTCACTGCTTTCGCTTACCGAATCATGCACTTCATAATTCACAACTTTACACCGCTAAAGCCTAACACCAGCCAAATGCATGTTATCAGCGCAGATGCCAGAAGCAGAGTGGAACGATGAACGCACTAGAATTATCTGTGAACTTTTTGTCGAACAAGTTCATGCTGGGAACAGGCCAAACACCCATCTGAACAACATTGGTTACCGTATAGCTGCCGCCAAGTTTCAGGAGAGGACACAGCTTCTCTATACAAAGCTGCAGCTTAAGAACAAATGGGACAAGTTTAAGAGTGATTACATCACTTGGAAGAAGCTGCTTGTAGTGGGGGCGGGTTTACCCTGGGACGCGGCAAGGGGAACATTTGTTGCTGACGACGAATGGTGGAAGAAGACAAATAAGGTTTGCCATACTTACTCTGGTTCTTCAATTTTTACCGTGTTAACCATTTTAATCTTGTCAcaccctttcctttttttttttttgactggtAGGAGCTGCCTGGTGCAAGGCGATACCGCAATCTTGGTCTGCAACATGAGGATAAGATGAAAATAATGTTTGACTACATCACCAGTAATGGCGTGGATCCTTCACCACCTGCTCCAGAAAGCCCGAAGAATGGTTTTGATCATTCACCACCTGCTGCAAGTGGTTTGCCATCTGCTGCTGACAGCCTCATGAATGGAGTGGATAATTTGCTTCTGACCGCAAACAGTTTGCCATCTGCTCCAGACAGCCCAATGAATGGAGTGGATCATTCGCCGCAGGCTACACATGGTCTCCCATGCGCTGCCATGAATGGTGTGCACCTGGATGGATCAGACAACAATGCTGAAGCTAATGATGACGCTCATCGAGAACCCGTGTTTCAGTATACCTCAAACAGGAGGAAGAGACCTATTCATGTGATTGCgacgaagaagaacaagaaaagtAAGGCTGAAACTGCTCTGCTCATGCAGTCTCACTTGAGTCGCATAGCGGAGTTGGCTCAAAAAGCACAGGACACTTTCGAGATGTTCAGCTCCCAGGCTGACACACAGCCATGGCCTAGCATCCAGTATGTCATGACATTGGTTCGTGAATGTGGAGCACGGTCCGGAAGCAACGAACATTTCATTGCGACTGAGCTGTTCGTCAGCAGAGAACAGAGGGAGATGTTCCTGACCATGGAAACGGCCGAAGAACGGTTCCAGTGGCTTCGAAGAAAGTATAGTCAAGTATCTATCAAATACAAGTTTGGGTCCTAGATAAATGACCCTAGACCTTTATTTTAGGTTCTGTggtagatgtttttttttgacatgacTCATTTTTTTATCGTATCCTGACTAGTGTGCATTATACCCTGACAAGTATGGTTGTAAAGTCTCATCTAAGAATGCGTAGCTGAATTATGGTCTCACTTGTTTTCTGTATAGCATTATCTTTTATGATATTATGTTAACATAAATTACATATGTACATTCAAGTTGTGAGTTTGTTTTGTACATCTGAATATGAATAGATAATTGCTTATGCTCATTAAACAGAAGGTGGTCTACATAACAACTATAAAAAGGAAAAGCAAGACTTCGATCCGTTTTACTGAACCTGAGTTCTTTTTAGGCAAAGTTTGATCCGttgtgtgtgtggattatcgctGTACTCTTCCAGCGCATCAACGTAATTGTAGGAAGAACTGGGCCTTTTCGAGCAGTCACGACGGCCCAGCTATGATCCCCCATTTTTCCAACCGCGCGAATTGAGCATTATCCATCCAAAACTCCGAAGGGAACGGCAACGCccctcgctcgccgccgcttcacccgcgccgccgcttcctctCCGGAGGCCAGTAGTGTCCACGCGATGGCCGCGTGCGCCGCTCGCTGCCTCTTCCTCTTTCCCCTCCTGCCCCCGAAGTTCCCGCTGCCTCATCCTCCACTCAGGCGGCAGCGCGGGGGCGGGGCCTGCATTGGTGCTGCCCGCTGCAGCCCCGAGGCCAGCGGTGGGTGGGGAGGCATTGTCGAGGACGACCTTACTGAACTTCTGCAGGTCCAATTATGTTCCCTGTTCACCTCTTTTATCACGGCGAGTGAAATCATTTAAGTTTGTTTTCTTCCTTTCGGAGAAAGGGGGAGACGCAATAAAAAagtgtcaattttgtctatcATCTGCATCGGACATACGACAAAGCATGAAGTTGGCAGTCGGATTTTGAGAGAACAAGCTAGCTTGGGATATAGTTGACTTCGAATTCTCGTTGCAGTAATTATCCATCTAACCATGTTAGCGGTGGATAATTTGCTGATACAAAGCTTTCTAGCTGTTGAATTGCTGAAGAGATGTGTGTAGGACATGAATCCTTATGTGCAATGCTGGAATAGTATAACTCTTCCTGTATCTGCAGTTCTGCACGCCGGTTACATAACTGAAGCACACATCAAGCACAAAGATTTTGATTCACTGGGTTTGGTCTTTAGTTACAGTTGCACATGCAAGGCTTACCTATAGGGTAGAAATTGACAGAGTAACTTTATATCATTCATATGCCCTGTGCACTAATGCCCGCACTACTCATTGTTTACCGCAAAAAGCATGAAGCCTTGCATGGATAAAACAAAAGGACATTATAAATTTTTTACTGCAGACTGAGTTAAGTTGCTGCACTGAGATAAACATTTCGATACAAAACGAAATCTTTACAGTAAAATCATTTCTATTTTTGAAGTCATTTACAACATGCATGACAGCCTTAACTGATGTTTTTTGGATTTCTAATTTGCTGTAGTAGTTTTTTTACTTTGTGTAGATTGGATAGCAATATAACATAAAGGCGTCGATTTACCCTTTGCAGATTCTACCAAGAGATTTACGAGATAATCTGCAGAATGAACCTAGAAAGGACCAGCTGTTGGAGGTAAGATAGATGCACATGTTAATATTATAAATTTGTAATTCCATATATGATCCCAACTAATGAGTCATCCATTAGGTCGTTCTGGATTTGGGGAGACGACCAGAGGCACGTTTCCTTGGTGACTCTGGTGGACAATACCTAAGGGACAGTGAGGTATGGTACTGCTATGCAGTCTCAAATTCATAAAATTATGTTTACTTTATTTGTGTGTACTTGGCTTGTCAATATTGTGAAACCCAATCATATGATCAAAGGAAAATGGACAGTCATTTATGTTTCCATGCACTATTATTAGTGTCAGCCTCGCATATTTTGTATGATATAAGTTGGAAATCATATTAATGAGTCTCCAGCCTGCTTCTGACTGGCAGCGAGCTTCATTCTGGTCACAGATATGTACTGATCTCAagcataataattttttttagtgCACACAAAGAAAAATGTGAATTGGCATGCAAAAGCACAGTTAATGTGTCCTGTTAATTGTATTTTCCATATGATAGATCTCACAACAAGAGTTGGAGGCAGCGCAGCAAGCTGTAGGTGAGTTTGGAGGTGACAACCGTGCAGGAATTGAAGGTACTTTACATAGAATATCTGCTATAAGGAGCAGAAAAGGAATGGTTGTTGGTTTGACCTGTCGAGTTGGCCGAGCTGTTACTGGACATGTTGATATGGTCCGTGATCTCCTAAATTACAAAGAAAGCATTCTGTTTTTGGGAAGGTACCTCACCTTGTTTCTTCATCATTAGGATCTTGATTGCTTCTTCCATCTGTCTTTTTACAGATTAAGATGATAAAAATGAAGCTAGTAGATATTAATTGTGTTCTGAGTACACTGCATGGAGATATCATTAGGACTACAATAGTAAAATATATGGTGGTATATGTTTTATTCAGGAATGGAGAGCGCCAGGAGTCTAGGGTTGTGCTTTTTGTGTCGACATTTATTGATGTTTTTTTCAATGGGTCCTTCTGTTTTTTACAAAATGAATGAAGCTGAAGTAGATTTCCAAAATGCTCAAGAATAAATTCATAAGTGTTTTCTTGATATGTGACAGCACCAAGATATTGAACCTTTAAGTTAGAAAACAGTTGTGAAAATACCGGAAACCAACATTTTTGTCAAGTGCAATCCAGCATTCATGAACCAGTTCAGGAAGTTTCATGAATGCTTTAGAGCCATTGGTATATCAtttttgtgtttgttgtgtgccaTTTCCTTATTTGGGATTCGAGCAAGATTTACATAGTGCACATTCTTTTGTTTATTCAGGCCTGGGGTAGGCAAGATAACTGTTATGCGTGAGATTGCACGTGTTCTAGCAGATGAATTTCAGAAAAGAGTGGTATGTTAAACAGGTTGTATTCTTGTAACTCTCTGTTTCAGGTCCAATTTGATTGATTTATAGTGTCTTATATATTCTATTGGTGCACTGGTGTTTAGGGCAGGTAATTGTGGACACAAGTAATGAGATTGGTGGCGATGGGGATATTCCTCATGCTGCTATTGGTGGTGCAAGAAGAATGCAAGTTCCTGAGCCATCAATGCAGCATAGAGTGATGATTGAAGCTGTTGAAAACCATATGCCTGAGGTGGTTATTGTAGATGAGATTGGAACTGAAGCAGAAGCACAAGCTTGCCGCTCAATTGCAGAAAGGGGTGTGATGCTTATTGGTACTGCCCATGGAGAACGGCTTGCGAATATCATTAAGAATCCGACCTTATCTGACTTGGTATGCTATCATTATCACATTGCATAGAAAAATCCACTATGCCTGCTTATGTTCATTACTGAATAACAGATTGGAGGTGTAGAAACTGTTACTCTCGGTGATGATGAGGCTCGTGCTCGACGCAGTCAGAAAAGTATTCTGGAGAGGAAAGCCCCTCCAACATTCCCATTCCTTATTGAGATGAGGGAGAGACATCACTGGGTAACTCATCGGGTATGTCTATGTTCTATTTACATGTCTAACAATCAAAATACAGGAATAAATACACCTTTCTTTTAAATGTGAATAAGATAATGGGGATGCTGGGAAGTGTGTGGTGATAATTAGGTTTCTTGGATTCCAGATAGTGGTGATATATTATTCGAAAGCATGATTTCCTGCTTTGCCCATGCTAAGATCCGTGCATTTTCAACCTATACAAATGAAGATATGATATGTTACAATATTTCCCATATC
The nucleotide sequence above comes from Panicum virgatum strain AP13 chromosome 3K, P.virgatum_v5, whole genome shotgun sequence. Encoded proteins:
- the LOC120696943 gene encoding uncharacterized protein LOC120696943, with amino-acid sequence MPEAEWNDERTRIICELFVEQVHAGNRPNTHLNNIGYRIAAAKFQERTQLLYTKLQLKNKWDKFKSDYITWKKLLVVGAGLPWDAARGTFVADDEWWKKTNKELPGARRYRNLGLQHEDKMKIMFDYITSNGVDPSPPAPESPKNGFDHSPPAASGLPSAADSLMNGVDNLLLTANSLPSAPDSPMNGVDHSPQATHGLPCAAMNGVHLDGSDNNAEANDDAHREPVFQYTSNRRKRPIHVIATKKNKKSKAETALLMQSHLSRIAELAQKAQDTFEMFSSQADTQPWPSIQYVMTLVRECGARSGSNEHFIATELFVSREQREMFLTMETAEERFQWLRRKYSQVSIKYKFGS
- the LOC120696942 gene encoding uncharacterized protein ycf45-like, coding for MAACAARCLFLFPLLPPKFPLPHPPLRRQRGGGACIGAARCSPEASGGWGGIVEDDLTELLQILPRDLRDNLQNEPRKDQLLEVVLDLGRRPEARFLGDSGGQYLRDSEISQQELEAAQQAVGEFGGDNRAGIEGTLHRISAIRSRKGMVVGLTCRVGRAVTGHVDMVRDLLNYKESILFLGRPGVGKITVMREIARVLADEFQKRVVIVDTSNEIGGDGDIPHAAIGGARRMQVPEPSMQHRVMIEAVENHMPEVVIVDEIGTEAEAQACRSIAERGVMLIGTAHGERLANIIKNPTLSDLIGGVETVTLGDDEARARRSQKSILERKAPPTFPFLIEMRERHHWVTHRTERSVDMLLHGKKPLVEVRKRDNEFQVVIERWATYDGDGLLTTWSQIIISSIKPRAIIYTEPLVLRWYGLILIPKVSDGLGILVKLLTLHI